The following proteins come from a genomic window of Vibrio vulnificus NBRC 15645 = ATCC 27562:
- a CDS encoding YgiW/YdeI family stress tolerance OB fold protein, which yields MKKILLVPFVLLASHSAFAAFDAQQQQGGFTGPTVGGVNTVANALTARDDTAVELTGNIVQSLGNEIYLFKDATGEIQVEIDHEDWRGQNVAPKDKVLIIGEVDSELVSTKIDVDSIQKL from the coding sequence ATGAAAAAAATCCTATTAGTGCCATTTGTTTTGCTTGCATCTCACTCCGCTTTTGCAGCTTTCGACGCTCAACAACAGCAAGGTGGTTTTACGGGTCCAACAGTGGGCGGCGTCAATACAGTAGCCAATGCACTGACCGCGCGCGATGATACGGCCGTTGAACTGACAGGGAACATCGTTCAATCCCTCGGAAATGAAATCTACCTATTTAAAGATGCGACTGGCGAAATTCAGGTGGAAATCGATCACGAAGATTGGCGTGGGCAGAATGTCGCTCCAAAAGATAAAGTGCTCATCATTGGTGAAGTAGACAGTGAACTCGTGTCGACAAAAATCGATGTGGACTCTATCCAAAAACTGTAA
- a CDS encoding IS110 family transposase, translating to MPIKVVGIDIAKNLFQVCVLGTNGQILSNRKVKRDKLLDTVRQLPEQTALAMESCATSHHWGRIFQELGYTVALIPAQHVKPFVGRQKNDANDARAICEAYSRPNLHFVPVKSVEQQDLKAIRSVRKRLVENRTALANQIRGLAAEYGVVFPLSIKALRSHLPLALEDAENALSPVMRNLLQTLYCDFVSLSEEIDEMTQSVTMLSQQNPKYEAIRNIPGFGPILTAALISEVGAGNQFQNGRQFSAWCGLVPKQNSTGGKSSLGSLSKNGNRELRALLIHGARAVVRCGANKADAMGVWLRGLIARRGKAKAIVALANKLGRVAWHILAKNSEYDINQAFKPV from the coding sequence ATGCCTATTAAAGTTGTCGGTATTGATATAGCGAAAAATCTCTTCCAAGTATGTGTGCTGGGTACAAATGGACAAATTTTATCAAACAGAAAGGTAAAGCGAGATAAGCTTCTAGATACTGTCCGCCAACTACCTGAGCAAACTGCTCTTGCAATGGAGTCATGTGCAACTTCTCATCATTGGGGCAGAATATTTCAAGAGCTAGGATACACAGTGGCTCTTATTCCAGCTCAGCATGTAAAACCATTTGTTGGGCGGCAAAAGAACGATGCTAATGATGCAAGAGCCATTTGCGAAGCCTATTCTAGACCTAATCTTCACTTCGTTCCTGTTAAGTCTGTTGAACAACAAGACCTCAAAGCGATACGCAGTGTCCGTAAACGTTTGGTAGAGAACAGAACTGCCTTGGCGAACCAGATCAGAGGATTGGCTGCTGAATACGGGGTAGTATTTCCTCTCTCCATTAAAGCTTTACGAAGTCATTTACCGCTAGCTCTTGAAGACGCAGAGAATGCTCTTTCCCCAGTAATGAGGAACTTACTGCAAACTTTATACTGTGACTTTGTCAGTCTTAGCGAAGAGATAGATGAAATGACCCAAAGTGTCACCATGTTGAGTCAGCAAAATCCAAAATATGAGGCTATTCGGAATATTCCTGGTTTTGGTCCGATTTTGACAGCGGCTCTGATTAGTGAGGTAGGTGCTGGAAACCAATTCCAAAATGGTCGCCAGTTCTCAGCATGGTGTGGCCTAGTTCCAAAACAAAATAGTACAGGTGGAAAAAGTAGTCTCGGCTCTCTATCGAAGAATGGCAATCGCGAATTGAGAGCATTACTTATCCACGGTGCTCGCGCAGTGGTTCGGTGCGGAGCTAACAAAGCGGATGCTATGGGAGTATGGTTGAGAGGACTCATTGCACGCCGAGGCAAAGCAAAAGCGATTGTCGCTCTTGCAAACAAGCTCGGTCGGGTAGCATGGCACATCTTGGCGAAAAATAGCGAATACGATATTAATCAGGCATTTAAGCCTGTTTGA
- a CDS encoding IS5 family transposase, giving the protein MPKPRYKTTNWKQYNKALINRGSLTFWIDEEAIRQWKQSKQDKRGRPRQFSDLAITTALMVKRVFSMPLRALQGFIDSVFSLANVPIVCPHYSCISRRAKQVEVSFKPKSRGAIQHLAIDATGLKVYGEGEWKVKKHGTDGKRRVWRKLHLAVDTSTHEIVAAELSLSNVTDAEVLPNLLKQTRRRIIEISGDGAYDTRDCYDAIRFKRAVPLIPPREGAAFWENGHPRNLAVGCQKLYGSNNKWKKRYGYHQRSLSETAMHRVKQLLGGRLSLRNYNAQVGETYAMIKALNKLTGLGIPETMVIT; this is encoded by the coding sequence ATGCCTAAACCTCGCTACAAAACAACGAACTGGAAACAGTACAACAAAGCCTTAATCAACCGTGGTTCACTCACTTTCTGGATTGATGAAGAAGCCATTCGCCAGTGGAAGCAGAGCAAACAAGATAAACGAGGTAGACCTCGTCAGTTCAGCGACTTAGCCATTACTACTGCGCTTATGGTGAAACGAGTTTTCTCAATGCCGTTGAGAGCATTGCAAGGGTTTATCGATTCTGTTTTTTCATTGGCTAACGTCCCTATAGTCTGCCCACATTACAGTTGTATCAGTCGAAGAGCTAAGCAAGTCGAGGTTTCATTTAAACCAAAGAGTAGAGGTGCAATACAGCATCTAGCTATTGATGCAACAGGTCTCAAGGTTTATGGCGAAGGTGAGTGGAAGGTCAAGAAGCATGGTACTGACGGGAAGCGAAGAGTCTGGAGAAAGTTGCATTTAGCGGTAGACACCAGCACTCACGAAATCGTCGCGGCAGAACTGAGTTTATCTAATGTTACCGATGCAGAAGTCCTTCCTAACTTGCTCAAGCAAACACGCCGAAGAATTATCGAGATATCTGGCGATGGCGCTTATGACACAAGGGATTGCTACGATGCCATACGGTTCAAACGAGCTGTCCCACTCATCCCTCCAAGAGAAGGGGCAGCCTTCTGGGAGAATGGTCACCCTAGGAACTTAGCGGTAGGTTGCCAAAAGCTCTACGGCTCCAACAATAAGTGGAAAAAGCGGTACGGCTATCATCAACGCTCACTATCAGAGACAGCAATGCATCGAGTGAAGCAGTTGTTAGGTGGGCGATTAAGTCTGAGAAACTACAATGCTCAGGTTGGTGAAACTTACGCCATGATTAAAGCGCTGAACAAACTTACAGGGCTTGGTATACCCGAAACGATGGTGATCACCTAA
- a CDS encoding LysR family transcriptional regulator: MVAPEINLRSIDLNLLTILEKLLIHKHISQAAQALNMSQPAVSRALMRLREQFGDPLLVKVNREYRLTAKGEYLRRELESSLNTIRQMLVDDAFDPLQHAGVFTIGALDFEMMMIVPKLLARFQQRAPKLKLQIVPYNAYMPLHDYLEKVADLLLYSTDDSPTNVFKQRLFNDNYAVVMCRNHALANQSMTLERYCQSRHVIVSGNGLGKTDIDHELKRLNQQREVVASLPHFSMVPELLINTDLIATLPRRLVSHLSHRYEITVAELPFYTADFRVEQFWHLIHHSNPAHQWVRQEIKNMVDEEIEARR, translated from the coding sequence ATGGTCGCTCCCGAGATCAATTTGCGCAGTATTGACTTAAATCTGTTAACTATTTTAGAAAAACTGTTGATTCACAAGCATATTAGCCAAGCAGCTCAAGCGTTGAACATGAGTCAGCCTGCGGTAAGTCGAGCATTGATGCGTCTGCGCGAACAATTTGGCGATCCACTGTTGGTGAAGGTCAACCGCGAGTACCGTTTAACCGCTAAGGGGGAATACCTTCGTCGCGAGTTAGAAAGCTCATTGAATACGATTCGGCAGATGCTGGTGGATGATGCGTTTGATCCGTTGCAGCACGCAGGGGTGTTCACCATAGGTGCACTGGATTTTGAAATGATGATGATTGTGCCAAAGCTGTTGGCGCGTTTTCAGCAGCGAGCCCCCAAGTTGAAACTGCAAATTGTGCCGTATAACGCGTACATGCCATTGCACGATTACTTAGAGAAAGTGGCGGATCTGCTGCTGTATTCGACCGATGATTCCCCCACCAATGTGTTTAAGCAGCGACTCTTCAATGATAACTACGCGGTGGTGATGTGCCGAAATCACGCGCTTGCCAATCAATCCATGACGTTGGAGCGTTACTGCCAAAGCCGACACGTAATCGTCTCAGGTAATGGGTTGGGAAAAACCGATATCGACCATGAGCTAAAAAGGCTGAACCAGCAGCGCGAAGTGGTGGCGTCACTGCCGCATTTTTCAATGGTGCCGGAGTTGTTGATCAACACTGATCTGATTGCAACGTTGCCAAGGCGTTTAGTTAGCCATTTAAGCCATCGTTATGAGATAACCGTTGCTGAACTGCCATTTTACACCGCAGATTTTCGGGTTGAACAATTTTGGCATTTGATTCACCACAGCAACCCCGCGCACCAGTGGGTTCGGCAAGAGATCAAAAACATGGTGGATGAAGAGATAGAAGCAAGGCGTTAA
- a CDS encoding VarG family subclass B1-like metallo-beta-lactamase: MKRFTFALAPITAALLSFNAGAANHNHNHSHDQQRAIVFPGETVQSTLPSEVEPSATQVLKVGQKINNLYERQFDDSKATVQKLGKNTYWIGVNYYNATVIVNEDSVMLIDPLGDGRIDALFKGVQSITNKPITTIMYSHYHLDHVGGGNQLVELIKQNYPSVNKVRVIASQAVANKIAQHAETNENGVKTTKVPAPTDVYDLRKPKVVKFGSVKVHLIAPAGSGHTPDNTMILIPSDRVLHFADMINPDQLPFYNFAGAEHFHGYEEDLENLLGKHLGWQWDFINGGHGNIGSKQDVKDLLQYIADVRAEVGKQLEVVPYTPMLSDGNHFVWFKRWQEEITRNVHTALASKYGHMYGFNSGAVETHAAMILADMIDH, encoded by the coding sequence ATGAAACGATTCACCTTTGCTTTAGCCCCAATCACTGCCGCACTGCTGTCTTTCAATGCTGGCGCTGCAAACCACAACCACAACCACAGCCACGATCAACAACGTGCGATTGTTTTCCCAGGCGAAACAGTGCAGAGCACACTGCCTAGCGAAGTCGAACCATCGGCCACTCAAGTGCTCAAAGTGGGCCAGAAAATCAACAATCTCTACGAGCGCCAGTTTGACGACAGCAAAGCCACCGTGCAGAAGCTGGGCAAAAACACCTATTGGATTGGCGTCAACTATTACAATGCCACGGTAATCGTTAACGAAGATTCGGTGATGCTGATTGACCCATTAGGCGATGGCCGCATCGATGCGCTTTTCAAAGGCGTGCAATCCATCACCAACAAGCCGATTACCACCATTATGTACTCACACTACCACCTTGATCATGTTGGTGGTGGCAACCAATTGGTCGAGCTGATCAAGCAAAACTATCCGAGCGTGAACAAAGTACGCGTGATTGCCAGCCAAGCAGTGGCCAACAAAATCGCCCAGCATGCAGAAACCAATGAAAACGGCGTAAAAACAACAAAAGTGCCAGCACCAACTGATGTCTACGACCTAAGAAAACCGAAGGTGGTGAAGTTCGGTTCCGTCAAAGTGCATTTGATCGCGCCAGCAGGCTCTGGCCATACCCCAGATAACACCATGATTCTGATTCCGAGTGATCGCGTGCTGCATTTCGCTGACATGATTAACCCTGACCAATTGCCGTTTTACAACTTTGCTGGCGCAGAGCACTTCCACGGTTATGAAGAAGATCTCGAAAACTTGCTCGGTAAACACCTTGGCTGGCAATGGGATTTCATTAATGGTGGCCACGGCAACATCGGTTCAAAACAGGATGTGAAAGATCTACTGCAATACATCGCCGATGTAAGGGCGGAAGTGGGCAAACAACTTGAAGTGGTGCCTTACACGCCAATGCTCAGCGATGGTAACCATTTCGTTTGGTTTAAACGTTGGCAAGAAGAGATTACCCGCAACGTACACACCGCATTAGCAAGTAAATATGGCCACATGTACGGTTTTAATTCCGGAGCGGTTGAAACTCATGCAGCAATGATTCTTGCCGATATGATTGATCATTAA
- a CDS encoding MipA/OmpV family protein encodes MKNLMRGMRVSIPLLVLSAPVWAQEQYQDYAFVGAGVTYGESAFSTDGAKAGIEPSLFYNGQYGFIDGSLANYSLTPWLGLSGNLRFAEVSDDFDDIPRGIKNRDGNADLGITVGTVGARLTYLQDVTNVHDGYEIQLHLGRAFDTPFDQWVLSPYVEVDYRSKKLSQHLYNVSAQESAASGLAQFDADETWVYKAGLISLYDITEQWLAIAKVEFEHHDSSSPLIQNDLAWQISLGGAYKF; translated from the coding sequence ATGAAAAATCTTATGCGCGGCATGCGCGTGTCCATTCCCCTGCTGGTACTGTCTGCTCCCGTGTGGGCACAAGAGCAATACCAAGATTACGCGTTTGTTGGCGCGGGTGTCACCTACGGCGAATCCGCATTTTCAACGGATGGGGCCAAAGCTGGCATTGAACCCTCTTTGTTTTACAACGGACAATACGGCTTTATTGATGGCAGCTTAGCCAATTATTCTCTCACTCCTTGGTTGGGTCTGTCGGGTAACCTGCGTTTTGCCGAAGTGTCGGACGATTTTGATGACATTCCCCGCGGCATCAAAAACCGTGATGGTAATGCCGATCTTGGTATCACCGTGGGTACGGTTGGCGCACGCCTCACCTACCTACAAGATGTCACCAATGTTCACGACGGTTATGAGATTCAACTCCACCTTGGTCGCGCTTTTGATACCCCGTTTGATCAGTGGGTGCTCTCCCCTTATGTTGAAGTGGATTACCGATCCAAAAAACTCTCGCAGCATCTTTACAACGTCTCAGCGCAAGAATCTGCGGCTTCCGGTTTAGCGCAATTTGACGCGGATGAGACTTGGGTTTACAAGGCAGGTTTGATTTCACTCTATGACATCACCGAGCAGTGGCTAGCCATTGCCAAAGTGGAGTTTGAACATCACGATTCGAGTAGCCCGTTGATTCAAAACGACCTTGCTTGGCAAATCAGCTTAGGCGGGGCGTATAAGTTTTAA
- a CDS encoding lipocalin family protein: MRKILLLALSMTLTGCLGMPETVKPVDEFNLQNYLGKWYEIARLDHSFEEGLTQVTAEYTLKDDGGVAVLNKGFLADENQWKEAEGKAYFVNGDSEGYLKVSFFGPFYGSYVVFALDKTDYQYAFVSGPNTDYLWLLARTPTVDQSLIDTFVSMAKERGFDTERLIFVEQK; the protein is encoded by the coding sequence GTGAGAAAAATTCTACTGTTGGCACTTTCAATGACGCTGACTGGTTGTCTTGGTATGCCAGAAACCGTCAAACCCGTCGACGAGTTCAACCTACAAAATTATTTGGGGAAATGGTACGAAATCGCCCGCCTCGACCACTCTTTTGAAGAAGGCTTAACTCAAGTTACCGCCGAATACACCTTAAAAGACGATGGCGGTGTCGCGGTACTCAACAAAGGCTTTTTGGCCGATGAAAACCAATGGAAAGAAGCCGAAGGAAAAGCCTACTTCGTCAATGGCGACTCTGAAGGTTACTTGAAAGTCTCGTTTTTTGGCCCGTTTTACGGCTCTTATGTGGTGTTTGCACTCGACAAAACCGACTACCAATACGCCTTTGTCTCTGGCCCTAATACTGACTATTTATGGCTTTTAGCACGAACCCCGACCGTCGACCAATCGCTCATCGATACTTTCGTCTCCATGGCCAAAGAACGGGGATTTGATACCGAGCGCCTAATCTTTGTTGAGCAGAAATAA
- a CDS encoding type II toxin-antitoxin system mRNA interferase toxin, RelE/StbE family produces MILWEEESLNDREKIFEFLYDFNPDAAEKTDNLIEAKVENLLEQPLMGVQRDGILGRLLIIPEISMVISYWVEGDIIRVMRVLHQKQKFPTD; encoded by the coding sequence ATGATTTTATGGGAAGAAGAGTCACTTAATGATCGTGAAAAGATCTTCGAGTTTCTCTATGACTTCAACCCTGATGCGGCAGAAAAAACTGACAACCTCATTGAAGCAAAAGTAGAAAACTTGCTTGAACAACCTTTAATGGGTGTACAACGAGATGGCATCCTCGGTCGATTACTCATTATTCCTGAGATTTCGATGGTTATCTCTTACTGGGTCGAGGGCGATATCATCCGAGTTATGCGTGTCCTCCACCAGAAACAAAAATTCCCTACGGATTGA
- a CDS encoding type II toxin-antitoxin system RelB/DinJ family antitoxin: MDTRIQFRVDEETKRLAQQMAESQGRTLSDACRELTEQLAEQQRKTLSHDAWLTEQVNLAFEKFDSGKSVFIEHQTAKSRMEERKARIRNRGKQ; encoded by the coding sequence ATGGACACTAGAATTCAATTTCGTGTTGATGAAGAAACAAAACGCCTAGCTCAACAAATGGCTGAGAGCCAAGGTCGCACTCTTAGTGACGCATGCCGTGAACTTACTGAGCAACTCGCTGAACAACAAAGAAAAACATTGTCTCACGATGCATGGCTAACTGAACAAGTAAATCTAGCATTTGAGAAGTTTGACTCAGGAAAATCCGTTTTCATTGAGCACCAAACTGCTAAATCTCGAATGGAAGAGCGCAAAGCCAGAATCCGTAATCGAGGTAAGCAATGA
- a CDS encoding opioid growth factor receptor-related protein produces MSEIARFISGEAPDKFGRNIEQLLAYNHFWLEHDHKYIQVLFPIDEGTKFNQHAPLVTVQDREQFANSLALRTAHLKALDLMLEFWGMVRNGDEISSLLPLSPTNHVWLKHHDHNQLRLTRAIRSLYLLGNERIARNLCDFLLSAAKQVGSVSEKTQQYWCHALEE; encoded by the coding sequence ATGAGTGAGATCGCTCGTTTCATCTCTGGCGAAGCGCCAGATAAGTTTGGTCGCAACATAGAACAGTTGCTGGCTTACAACCACTTTTGGTTGGAGCACGACCACAAATACATACAAGTGCTGTTTCCGATTGACGAGGGAACCAAGTTCAATCAACACGCTCCTCTTGTAACAGTGCAAGACAGAGAGCAATTTGCCAACTCTTTAGCCCTTCGCACCGCGCATTTGAAGGCCCTCGACCTCATGCTCGAATTTTGGGGCATGGTGAGAAATGGCGATGAAATCTCATCGTTACTGCCGCTCAGCCCTACTAATCATGTCTGGCTTAAACACCACGACCACAACCAACTACGATTAACGCGAGCAATTCGCAGCTTGTATCTATTGGGTAATGAGCGCATTGCACGCAACCTGTGTGATTTCCTTCTCTCTGCCGCCAAGCAAGTGGGCAGTGTCTCGGAGAAAACGCAGCAGTATTGGTGCCATGCTCTAGAAGAGTGA
- the tdh gene encoding L-threonine 3-dehydrogenase — MKIKALSKLKPEEGIWMTEVDKPVLGHNDLLIKIKKTAICGTDVHIYNWDEWSQKTIPVPMVVGHEYVGEVVGIGQEVRGFEIGDRVSGEGHITCGHCRNCRGGRTHLCRNTIGVGVNRTGCFSEYLVIPAFNAFKIPANISDDLASIFDPFGNAVHTALSFDLVGEDVLITGAGPIGIMAAAVAKHVGARHVVITDVNEYRLDLARKMGVTRAVNVAEQKLDDVMAELSMTEGFDVGLEMSGNPSAFNSMLKTMNHGGRIALLGIPPSDMGIDWNQVIFKGLVIKGIYGREMFETWYKMASLIQSGLDLTPIITHHFKVDDFQQGFDIMRSGMSGKVILDWE; from the coding sequence ATGAAAATCAAAGCACTATCAAAGCTAAAGCCAGAAGAAGGCATTTGGATGACCGAAGTGGACAAGCCTGTTCTTGGCCACAACGATCTGCTGATCAAAATTAAGAAAACCGCGATTTGTGGTACCGACGTACACATCTACAACTGGGACGAATGGTCACAAAAAACCATCCCAGTTCCTATGGTGGTTGGTCATGAATACGTGGGTGAAGTGGTTGGCATTGGCCAAGAAGTCCGTGGTTTTGAAATCGGCGACCGCGTTTCTGGCGAAGGTCACATCACGTGTGGCCACTGTCGTAACTGCCGTGGCGGCCGCACGCACTTGTGCCGCAACACCATTGGTGTGGGCGTAAACCGCACAGGTTGTTTCTCTGAATACCTTGTGATCCCTGCGTTCAACGCCTTTAAGATCCCTGCAAACATCTCTGATGATCTTGCGTCTATCTTCGACCCGTTTGGCAACGCAGTACACACTGCGCTGTCGTTCGATCTGGTTGGTGAAGATGTACTGATCACCGGCGCTGGTCCAATCGGCATCATGGCGGCAGCGGTTGCGAAGCACGTTGGTGCGCGTCACGTCGTGATCACCGATGTGAACGAATACCGCCTCGACCTAGCACGCAAAATGGGCGTGACTCGCGCGGTGAACGTTGCCGAGCAGAAGCTTGACGATGTGATGGCAGAGCTAAGTATGACAGAAGGCTTCGATGTGGGCCTAGAGATGTCGGGCAACCCATCCGCATTCAACTCAATGCTGAAAACCATGAACCACGGTGGCCGCATTGCACTGCTTGGCATTCCACCATCAGACATGGGTATCGATTGGAACCAAGTGATCTTCAAAGGCTTGGTGATCAAAGGTATCTATGGCCGTGAAATGTTTGAAACTTGGTACAAGATGGCAAGCTTGATTCAATCTGGCCTTGACCTAACACCAATCATCACTCACCACTTCAAAGTGGATGATTTCCAGCAAGGCTTCGACATAATGCGCAGTGGCATGTCAGGCAAAGTGATTCTTGATTGGGAATAA
- a CDS encoding glycine C-acetyltransferase, whose product MSSAFYQQIRDQLEDVKAEGLYKSERIITSHQQAAVKIASGEEVLNFCANNYLGLANHPALIEAAKEGMDGHGFGMASVRFICGTQDIHKELEQKLSQFLGKEDTILYTSCFDANAGLFETLLDKEDAIISDALNHASIIDGVRLCKAMRFRYSNNNMAELEEQLIAADAAGARHKLIVTDGVFSMDGVVANLPAICDLADKYNALVMVDDSHAVGFMGKNGAGTHEYHNVMDRIDIITGTLGKAMGGASGGYTSAKAEVIDWLRQRSRPYLFSNSVAPAIVAASIRVLDLLQESGDLRERLWENAAHFRTRMEAAGFTMGGADHAIIPIMLGDAKVAAEFAERALAKGIYVIGFSFPVVPKGQARIRTQMSAAHSREQLDRAIDAFIEVGKDMGII is encoded by the coding sequence ATGTCGTCTGCATTTTACCAGCAAATTCGCGATCAACTTGAAGATGTGAAAGCGGAAGGTCTCTACAAATCTGAACGTATTATTACTTCTCACCAGCAAGCAGCCGTTAAGATTGCCAGTGGCGAAGAAGTGCTGAACTTCTGTGCCAACAACTACCTAGGTTTGGCGAACCACCCTGCGCTGATTGAAGCGGCAAAAGAGGGCATGGACGGCCACGGTTTTGGTATGGCGTCTGTGCGCTTTATCTGTGGTACACAAGACATCCACAAAGAGCTAGAGCAAAAGCTTTCTCAGTTCCTAGGTAAAGAAGACACCATCCTATACACCTCTTGTTTCGATGCCAACGCGGGCCTATTTGAAACCTTACTGGACAAAGAAGACGCTATCATCTCTGACGCACTGAACCACGCTTCTATCATCGATGGTGTACGCCTATGTAAAGCAATGCGTTTCCGCTACTCAAACAACAACATGGCTGAGCTAGAAGAGCAATTGATCGCAGCAGATGCGGCTGGCGCTCGCCACAAGTTGATCGTCACCGACGGCGTGTTCTCAATGGATGGTGTGGTTGCGAACCTACCAGCAATTTGTGACCTTGCGGATAAATACAACGCACTTGTGATGGTCGATGACTCTCACGCGGTCGGCTTTATGGGCAAAAACGGCGCTGGTACGCACGAGTACCACAACGTGATGGATCGCATCGACATCATCACTGGCACACTTGGTAAAGCAATGGGTGGCGCATCAGGCGGTTACACATCCGCAAAAGCAGAAGTGATCGACTGGCTACGTCAGCGTTCTCGTCCATACCTATTCTCAAACTCAGTGGCACCAGCGATTGTTGCAGCCTCAATTCGCGTATTGGATTTGCTACAAGAAAGTGGCGATCTACGTGAGCGCCTATGGGAAAACGCAGCGCACTTCCGCACCCGTATGGAAGCGGCTGGCTTCACCATGGGTGGTGCCGATCACGCCATTATTCCAATCATGCTAGGCGATGCCAAAGTGGCCGCAGAGTTTGCTGAGCGTGCGCTTGCAAAAGGCATCTACGTCATTGGTTTCTCTTTCCCTGTAGTGCCAAAAGGCCAAGCGCGTATTCGTACGCAAATGTCTGCAGCGCACTCACGCGAGCAACTAGACCGCGCTATCGATGCCTTCATCGAAGTGGGCAAAGACATGGGTATCATCTAG